In a single window of the Oscillatoria sp. FACHB-1407 genome:
- a CDS encoding dihydroorotase codes for MSSELIRQVRVLDPASNSDRVADVLIVDGIIEAIEGHIADAPEGTQEYDSPGLVLGSGLVDLYSHSGEPGFESRETLLSLLRSAAAGGFTRIAILPNTNPAIDQPSMVEWMRSQLKGMPHASTQLYYWGALTLGLEGKQMTELTELAAEVVGFADGRPLPSGMLLPRLLEYAQPLHKPIALWGCNADLNAGGAVREGLEALRLGLPGIPAIAETTAIASILECVEALRTPVHLMRVSTARGVELIRTAKARGLPITASTTWMHLLLDITAVASYDPSLHLDPPLGNPEDRQALVQGLREGVLDAIAVDHTPYTYEEKTVAFAESPPGAIGLELALPLLWETFVSSQQWSALELWQYLSTRPAQCLGQSPAIVQPGKAAELALFDPTLSWEVTPQSLKSYSTNTPWLGQSITGRVIQTWGGQV; via the coding sequence ATGTCCAGCGAACTGATCCGACAAGTACGAGTCCTCGATCCCGCTTCAAATAGCGATCGCGTTGCGGATGTGCTGATCGTAGACGGCATCATTGAAGCCATTGAGGGACACATCGCTGATGCGCCAGAAGGGACACAGGAGTATGATTCCCCCGGTCTGGTGCTGGGTTCGGGTCTGGTGGATTTGTACAGCCACTCCGGAGAGCCGGGGTTTGAGTCGCGTGAGACACTGCTTTCCCTACTGCGATCGGCAGCAGCAGGCGGATTCACTCGGATTGCCATTCTACCCAACACCAATCCGGCGATCGACCAGCCTTCTATGGTGGAATGGATGCGATCGCAACTGAAGGGGATGCCCCATGCTTCAACGCAACTCTATTACTGGGGAGCACTGACCCTGGGGCTTGAGGGTAAGCAGATGACGGAGTTAACCGAACTGGCAGCCGAAGTCGTGGGGTTTGCTGATGGGCGACCGCTGCCCTCTGGGATGCTGCTGCCCCGCTTGCTGGAGTATGCTCAACCCCTTCATAAACCGATCGCTTTGTGGGGATGCAACGCCGATTTAAATGCGGGTGGAGCCGTGCGCGAGGGACTGGAGGCTCTGCGACTGGGGCTACCAGGGATACCTGCAATCGCTGAAACAACGGCGATCGCCTCAATTTTGGAATGTGTGGAGGCATTGAGAACTCCGGTTCACCTGATGCGCGTCTCCACGGCTCGTGGTGTGGAGTTGATCCGCACGGCAAAAGCACGAGGCTTGCCCATTACCGCCAGCACCACCTGGATGCATCTCCTGCTCGACATCACGGCTGTTGCAAGTTATGACCCCAGCCTGCATCTCGATCCGCCATTGGGTAACCCGGAAGACCGTCAGGCTTTAGTGCAGGGGTTGCGGGAAGGTGTGCTCGATGCGATCGCGGTTGACCACACTCCCTACACCTATGAGGAGAAAACCGTTGCCTTTGCCGAGTCACCCCCAGGGGCGATCGGGTTAGAGTTAGCATTGCCTTTGCTCTGGGAAACCTTCGTCAGTTCACAGCAGTGGTCAGCCCTGGAGTTGTGGCAATATCTCAGCACTCGTCCGGCACAGTGTTTGGGGCAATCCCCTGCGATCGTTCAACCCGGTAAGGCGGCGGAGTTGGCTCTGTTTGACCCCACTCTTTCCTGGGAGGTTACTCCCCAATCGTTAAAGTCCTACTCAACAAACACACCCTGGTTGGGGCAATCTATTACAGGACGGGTGATTCAAACCTGGGGAGGGCAGGTTTGA
- a CDS encoding ABC transporter permease subunit, giving the protein MRWIKLRQRLTPYLFLLPALVVLSLTVFYPALQAFYLSFTRYEFDLTQPPIWVGSENLQTLLKDEIFWKTLINTLIYLVGVVPILVTVPLGLAILVNRVLPGMHWFRAAYYTPVVISMVVAGIAWRWLYSETGLLNQLLRALNLSEEGIPWLTSPKFALFSVMAVTIWKGLGYYMVIYLAGLQSIPADLYEAAAIDGSDGWQKHWDITIPLMRPYLFLVAVISAISATKVFEEVYIMTQGGPRNSSKTIVYYVYEKAFQDLEMSYACAVGLVLFLLILSLSVVRLMLNRQSTPVSL; this is encoded by the coding sequence ATGCGTTGGATCAAACTACGCCAACGTCTGACTCCCTACTTATTTCTGCTACCTGCGCTGGTGGTGCTGTCACTGACAGTCTTTTACCCTGCCCTCCAAGCCTTCTACCTCAGCTTTACTCGCTACGAATTTGATCTGACCCAACCTCCCATATGGGTTGGCTCTGAGAATCTCCAAACGTTGCTCAAGGACGAGATTTTTTGGAAGACCCTGATCAACACACTCATCTACCTGGTTGGAGTCGTGCCGATTTTGGTGACGGTGCCCTTAGGGTTAGCGATTCTGGTGAATCGGGTACTGCCTGGGATGCACTGGTTTCGAGCGGCGTACTATACCCCCGTGGTGATCTCAATGGTGGTTGCTGGCATTGCGTGGCGATGGTTATATTCCGAAACGGGGTTGCTCAATCAACTGCTGCGAGCATTAAACCTGTCGGAGGAGGGTATCCCCTGGTTGACCAGCCCAAAATTTGCACTATTCAGCGTCATGGCAGTCACCATTTGGAAGGGATTGGGCTATTACATGGTGATTTATTTAGCAGGGTTGCAATCGATTCCGGCAGATCTTTACGAAGCAGCGGCGATCGACGGTTCCGATGGTTGGCAAAAACATTGGGATATTACCATTCCTCTCATGCGACCCTATTTGTTTTTGGTTGCTGTGATTTCAGCGATTTCAGCGACCAAAGTGTTTGAAGAAGTCTACATCATGACCCAGGGTGGCCCGCGTAACAGCTCTAAAACGATTGTGTATTACGTTTATGAGAAAGCTTTTCAGGATTTGGAGATGAGCTATGCCTGTGCGGTGGGATTGGTGCTGTTTTTGCTGATTCTCAGCCTGTCAGTGGTGCGGTTGATGCTCAATCGCCAGTCTACGCCTGTCAGTTTGTAG
- a CDS encoding bifunctional folylpolyglutamate synthase/dihydrofolate synthase, which produces MTPGQENVEATLNRFAHFGVELGLERIEQLLNNLGNPHQQIPVLHVAGSNGKGSVCAYLSAVLTHAGYRVGRYTSPHLIDWCERICINEQPIAPTDLSQLLQRVIAAIEADRPSPTQFEVITAAAWLYFAECQVDIAVIEVGLGGRLDATNVCDRPLASIITSLSREHWQRLGPTLADIAREKAGILKPKCPAILADFPPDAEAVVRQRATDLDCPTYWMEPSRDLGDSWAEYTGAGVTPPGQSFSYPLKYLLPLPGAHQLANSALAITALQLLQSQGWAIDSTTIAEGIAKTRWFARLQWTTWQGRSLLIDGAHNPAGAIALRHYVDHSDKVRSPIQWVMGMLDNKDHADVLQALLRPGDRLYLVPVPDHASADLDMLTALALKICPDLVECRSCTTVLQGLQAAFQASEAESTKGTTVLCGSLYLIGDFFRTIQPPANA; this is translated from the coding sequence ATGACTCCAGGGCAAGAAAACGTTGAAGCCACTTTGAATCGCTTTGCTCACTTTGGGGTGGAGTTGGGCTTAGAGCGGATTGAGCAATTGCTGAATAATCTGGGCAACCCCCATCAGCAGATTCCCGTTCTGCATGTAGCAGGAAGTAATGGTAAAGGCTCCGTCTGTGCCTATTTGTCGGCAGTGTTAACTCATGCTGGATATCGCGTTGGGCGTTACACCTCACCCCATTTAATTGATTGGTGCGAGCGCATTTGTATTAACGAGCAACCGATCGCCCCTACTGATTTAAGTCAACTCCTGCAACGGGTAATAGCTGCTATTGAAGCCGATCGCCCCTCGCCGACTCAATTTGAGGTGATTACTGCTGCTGCCTGGCTGTATTTTGCAGAGTGCCAGGTGGATATCGCCGTGATTGAAGTGGGTTTAGGTGGGCGGTTGGATGCGACTAACGTCTGCGATCGCCCCCTTGCCAGCATCATTACCTCCCTCAGCCGAGAACATTGGCAGCGACTGGGACCAACCCTGGCAGATATCGCCCGCGAAAAAGCTGGGATTCTTAAACCAAAATGTCCGGCGATTTTAGCGGATTTTCCTCCGGATGCAGAGGCTGTGGTGCGGCAACGGGCGACCGACTTGGATTGTCCGACCTATTGGATGGAACCGTCTCGCGACCTGGGAGATAGCTGGGCAGAATACACCGGAGCAGGGGTGACTCCTCCGGGTCAGTCATTTTCCTATCCGTTGAAATATCTCTTGCCCTTGCCCGGTGCTCACCAGTTAGCGAACTCGGCTCTAGCCATCACAGCCCTGCAACTCCTGCAATCCCAGGGATGGGCGATCGACTCAACCACGATCGCTGAAGGTATCGCAAAAACGCGGTGGTTTGCCCGCTTGCAGTGGACTACCTGGCAGGGGCGATCGCTCCTAATTGACGGAGCCCATAACCCAGCGGGGGCGATTGCGTTGCGGCACTACGTCGATCACAGTGATAAGGTGCGATCGCCAATTCAGTGGGTGATGGGAATGCTGGACAACAAAGATCACGCCGATGTATTGCAGGCATTGCTGCGTCCGGGCGATCGTCTCTATTTGGTGCCTGTGCCCGACCATGCTTCTGCGGATCTGGACATGCTGACGGCATTAGCCCTGAAGATTTGTCCCGATCTGGTGGAATGTCGCTCCTGTACGACGGTGCTACAAGGGTTACAAGCTGCATTTCAAGCCAGTGAGGCTGAATCCACAAAAGGAACAACGGTTTTGTGTGGTTCGTTGTACCTCATTGGGGATTTTTTCCGTACGATTCAACCTCCGGCAAACGCTTAA
- a CDS encoding winged helix-turn-helix transcriptional regulator, giving the protein MSSRAPSQLQPCPVGILMGVLSGPWTMYLLWVLSTHGATRFGALRRQIDGISTKVLTERLRMLEQEGILYRHYEPTVPPQVTYGLTDRGLELVGILDQLNSLAQRWYANSPQLRRREDAS; this is encoded by the coding sequence ATGTCATCTCGTGCCCCCTCTCAGTTACAGCCCTGCCCAGTCGGCATTCTCATGGGAGTTTTATCAGGACCCTGGACGATGTATCTTCTCTGGGTGTTATCCACGCATGGAGCTACCCGCTTTGGCGCATTGCGCCGACAAATTGACGGAATTTCTACAAAAGTGTTGACTGAGCGTCTACGAATGCTGGAGCAGGAGGGCATTCTCTATCGGCACTATGAGCCGACCGTACCGCCACAGGTCACCTATGGTTTGACCGATCGCGGTTTAGAGCTTGTTGGCATCTTGGATCAGTTAAATAGTCTTGCCCAACGCTGGTACGCTAATTCCCCTCAACTGCGCCGCCGTGAAGACGCTTCTTAA
- a CDS encoding flavodoxin family protein, with amino-acid sequence MVAIAIVYFSGSGHTHLMAEAVAAGASSVADSTVELLRITGEQIVSGRWQDNAILEKLSRADAIVFGTPTYMGGVAAQFKAFVDATSSVWFNQQWKNKIAGGFTHSSSLSGDKQSTLLYLSVHAAQHSMIWVGVGDLPSNYLGKTDGLNRLGSFLGVMGHSPLDMSGAPAELDPGDRLTAEVYGKRIVEATHRWAKQLVAA; translated from the coding sequence ATGGTGGCGATCGCGATTGTCTATTTTTCCGGTTCAGGACACACTCACCTCATGGCAGAAGCTGTAGCGGCGGGAGCCAGCAGCGTGGCAGATAGCACCGTTGAACTGTTGCGAATCACAGGCGAGCAGATCGTTAGTGGTCGCTGGCAAGACAATGCCATCCTGGAAAAGTTGAGTCGGGCGGATGCCATTGTGTTCGGTACTCCGACTTACATGGGAGGCGTTGCGGCTCAATTTAAGGCGTTTGTTGATGCTACCAGTTCTGTCTGGTTTAACCAGCAGTGGAAGAATAAGATTGCAGGTGGATTTACCCACTCCAGTTCGCTCAGTGGCGATAAGCAAAGCACGTTGCTGTATCTCTCAGTTCATGCCGCTCAACACAGCATGATTTGGGTTGGAGTTGGCGATCTCCCCAGCAATTATCTGGGTAAGACCGATGGCTTAAATCGGTTAGGTTCTTTCTTGGGGGTGATGGGTCATAGCCCATTGGATATGAGCGGTGCCCCTGCTGAACTTGATCCCGGCGATCGCCTCACGGCTGAAGTCTACGGAAAACGCATTGTGGAAGCAACCCATCGCTGGGCAAAACAGTTAGTCGCTGCTTAA
- a CDS encoding ABC transporter ATP-binding protein: MTASKIRLTESHKITNHAKSAFDRAATKSRAIVAKHVEMVFQSGNQKFQALSDINLEVNSGDIQLLMGPSGSGKTTLLSILGGILTPTAGSVRLLGQEITHMSRAQLAKFRLQNIGFIFQGFNLFPALTAIENVEVALTMKGMRDRVAHLEAANLLEQVGLADKAKNLPSELSGGQKQRVAIARALAGSPSLIMADEPTAALDSQSGHAVIDLLRRLAKEGGHTVLMVTHDPRIIDVADRVTHLEDGQLQ, encoded by the coding sequence ATGACTGCCTCTAAAATCCGTTTGACAGAGTCCCATAAAATTACCAATCATGCCAAATCTGCTTTCGATCGGGCTGCGACCAAGAGTAGAGCAATTGTGGCAAAGCATGTGGAGATGGTGTTTCAGTCTGGAAACCAGAAGTTTCAAGCGTTGAGTGACATTAACCTTGAGGTTAATAGTGGCGACATTCAGCTTTTGATGGGTCCTTCGGGATCAGGCAAAACTACTCTGCTCTCCATTCTGGGAGGCATCTTAACCCCCACCGCTGGCAGTGTTCGACTGTTAGGGCAAGAAATCACCCATATGTCTCGTGCCCAACTTGCTAAGTTTCGCTTGCAAAATATTGGGTTTATCTTTCAAGGATTTAACCTCTTTCCAGCGTTGACTGCCATTGAGAACGTAGAAGTTGCCCTGACGATGAAGGGGATGCGCGATCGCGTCGCTCACCTTGAAGCGGCAAATCTGCTGGAGCAAGTCGGTTTAGCCGACAAAGCAAAGAACTTGCCTTCTGAGTTGTCTGGCGGACAAAAGCAACGGGTAGCGATCGCCCGTGCTCTAGCAGGCAGCCCTTCTCTGATCATGGCAGACGAACCAACGGCGGCTCTCGACTCCCAAAGTGGTCACGCTGTTATCGACTTGTTGCGCCGTTTGGCAAAAGAAGGTGGACACACCGTGTTGATGGTGACTCATGATCCCCGGATCATTGACGTCGCCGATCGCGTCACCCACCTCGAAGATGGTCAATTGCAATAA
- a CDS encoding FtsX-like permease family protein, with translation MVLALLNSFMASIARKNLFEDIPRFLVAQAGIMFAVSLVTIQTGILSGFSRSTTSVIDNSQADIWVAASEMVYLELTLPLPAGMVAQAQEVDGVVRAEALSIRGATWRSDNGEISPVRLIGFSPNGQLFIPGELVSGNWSDLQEPYSFILDESNLDSLDLGQLGEEASIGSLPARLIGLTQETQSIASSPFLFTSLESANAYVTSGLTSTTSCRLVSGNLQCTNVYQRSQSSTPPARPAPLTASDTITYVLVQAASGQDLELLKQRLEEALPGTRAYTKAEISSQTRDYWQQRTGLGFVLGLGATVGVIVGMVIVGQILYSSVSDHLKEFGTLKAMGASDWLIYRVIIEQALWMAVLGYAPSMGLCLALGAWTFATQGIMILITPVTAAGVLGITVIMCVGSALFAIQKVTHVDPAIVFKV, from the coding sequence GTGGTTCTGGCGTTACTCAACTCCTTCATGGCTTCGATCGCCCGCAAAAATTTATTTGAAGACATTCCCCGTTTTTTGGTCGCTCAAGCGGGGATCATGTTTGCCGTTAGTCTGGTCACGATTCAAACCGGAATTCTCAGTGGGTTTAGTCGATCTACGACCTCAGTCATCGACAACTCACAGGCTGACATTTGGGTAGCGGCTAGCGAAATGGTCTATCTAGAATTGACCTTACCATTGCCTGCGGGAATGGTGGCTCAGGCTCAGGAGGTTGATGGTGTCGTCCGGGCAGAAGCGTTAAGCATCAGAGGCGCGACGTGGCGCAGCGACAACGGTGAAATTTCTCCTGTCCGCCTAATTGGGTTTAGCCCCAATGGTCAACTATTCATACCGGGTGAATTGGTCAGTGGCAACTGGAGCGATTTGCAAGAACCCTACAGCTTTATTTTAGATGAGTCCAATTTGGACTCCCTTGATTTGGGACAACTTGGAGAAGAGGCTAGCATCGGTTCGCTACCCGCTCGATTGATTGGCTTGACTCAAGAGACTCAGTCGATCGCCTCTAGTCCATTTCTCTTTACCTCGCTCGAGAGTGCCAACGCCTACGTCACATCTGGATTAACATCGACCACTAGTTGTCGTCTGGTGTCGGGCAACCTGCAATGCACTAACGTCTATCAGCGATCGCAGTCAAGCACTCCGCCCGCCCGACCTGCACCCCTCACCGCCAGTGACACGATTACCTATGTCCTCGTTCAAGCAGCATCAGGACAGGATTTAGAATTATTGAAGCAACGTCTGGAGGAAGCCCTCCCTGGAACTCGTGCCTACACAAAGGCAGAAATATCTAGCCAAACTCGCGATTATTGGCAACAACGCACAGGATTAGGATTTGTTTTAGGGTTGGGGGCAACGGTCGGTGTGATCGTCGGCATGGTTATCGTCGGGCAAATTCTCTATTCATCTGTATCTGACCATTTAAAAGAATTTGGCACGCTCAAAGCCATGGGCGCGTCTGATTGGCTGATTTATCGCGTCATTATCGAACAGGCGTTGTGGATGGCAGTCCTGGGCTACGCTCCGAGCATGGGACTGTGTTTGGCGTTAGGCGCATGGACATTTGCTACTCAAGGCATCATGATCCTCATTACTCCAGTCACAGCAGCAGGGGTCTTGGGGATCACGGTCATTATGTGTGTTGGGTCAGCTTTGTTTGCGATTCAGAAAGTCACCCACGTTGATCCCGCAATTGTGTTCAAGGTGTAA
- a CDS encoding peptidoglycan-binding domain-containing protein, giving the protein MNRDRVGINRTPFLSRWTQPYINQGLALTLMGLSAFSLPVTLPTMAQAQVSPSPTPAATARPTLRLGSQGATVTELQALLKLLGFYQGTVDGNFQDSTATAVIAFQQAAGLTADGIVGSNTWNRLLPSATTTTAAAAGGPATTQPTPTNSRPAVATPSNPTVAANPASEAVNLPTLRLGMRGPAVARLQQRLRTLGMFDGEVDGVFGPATQNAVKAAQRRYNLTPDGVVGNATWSALLR; this is encoded by the coding sequence ATGAATCGCGATCGGGTAGGCATAAACCGGACACCCTTCCTCAGCCGTTGGACACAACCCTACATCAATCAGGGGTTAGCTTTAACGCTGATGGGTCTCAGTGCCTTCTCCCTGCCTGTCACGCTACCAACCATGGCTCAAGCCCAGGTCAGCCCTTCACCCACCCCTGCGGCAACTGCTCGCCCGACGTTGCGTCTTGGTAGCCAGGGGGCTACCGTCACTGAACTACAAGCCCTGCTCAAGTTGCTTGGATTCTATCAAGGCACGGTGGATGGAAACTTTCAAGACAGCACCGCTACCGCTGTCATCGCCTTTCAGCAAGCTGCCGGACTCACTGCCGATGGCATTGTTGGCAGCAATACCTGGAACCGCCTCCTCCCCTCCGCAACAACCACTACAGCCGCTGCTGCTGGTGGTCCTGCCACAACCCAACCCACCCCAACCAACTCTCGCCCCGCTGTCGCTACACCAAGCAACCCCACCGTTGCAGCTAACCCTGCCTCTGAAGCTGTTAACCTGCCCACGCTGAGACTTGGGATGCGAGGACCAGCCGTTGCCCGGTTACAACAACGTCTCCGAACCCTCGGTATGTTTGATGGAGAGGTCGATGGGGTGTTTGGACCTGCCACCCAAAATGCCGTTAAAGCGGCTCAACGTCGATATAACCTGACACCCGATGGGGTGGTTGGTAACGCAACGTGGAGTGCTTTGTTGCGTTAA